DNA from Corynebacterium aurimucosum ATCC 700975:
ATCTGCGATGATTCCCCGGTTAAATAGCACGAGCCGCGAGCAGGAATGTGCGGCCTCTGAGAGATTGTGCGTGGACATGACAACACTCGTGCCATCGGCGGTGAGCTTGTCAAAAAGAAGCAGGAGCTCTTCGGTGTTGGGGGCGTCGAGGCCGGTGAATGGTTCGTCGAGAAGCAGCACCTCAGGCTCGCAGGCTAAGGCCCGAGCAATGAGTACACGCTGACGTTGGCCACCCGAAAGTTGTGCGATGGGACGCCGTGCGAATTCTTCTAGGTTGGTCAGTTCGATGGCGCGGCGGGCGGCCTCCTTATCGGCACGTCCCGCACGGCGGAACCAGCCCACAAGCCCGGTGCGTCCGCTGAGCACAGCCTTGGACACGCTGATGGGGAAGTCCCACTCCACGTCGTGACGCTGTGGAACATAACCCAGGGAAGTGGTGACATCGATGCTCCCGGTGAAGGGGATAAGCCCCAAGATCGCACGCATCAGCGTGGTTTTGCCCGCCCCGTTCGGTCCTAGCAGCCCGATGAACTCGCCAGGGCGAACAGTCAGGTTAGCAGCGTCGATGACGCGACGGCCGGAGAGGGAAACGGAGAGGTCTGTGACTGAAATGAAAGGACTAGTCACGCTGGCCACCTTTCGCACGCACGACGGCGATGATGGCACCGATAAGGACTAGGACGCCCACGCCGGCCAGCGCCCAGATCCATACCGGCACGGATGCCGATGCAGAAGCTGAATCGGCAGAGGAATCAGCGTTCGGATCCCATTCTGTTGCCTGAGCTTGTGCGACATCCGTGTCATCGCCTACAGCAAAGGTCAACGTAGCCTCAGCGGCGACCTCGGTTCCGGCGCTGTCACCCGCACCTTCACCGCTCATGCGGACCCGCACCTGGTGGATGCCGGGCTCGGTGAACACCCAATTGGCGTGGGTATGCGTGCCCAAGTCGACCCAGAAGCCTTCTGAGTCCCCGGTGGCGGTGGACCATAGCAACTGGGGTTCTTCGAAGCCGCCGTTCTGCAGGAAGAGGGAGAATTCACCCGGGCCTTGGTGTCCCAGGAACTCCATAGTTACTCCTCTCTCAACGTTCTCCTCGAGGGAAGGAGCCTGGGTATTCCAACCTAGCCACGGCACATCAGCCTGTTCCGTTTGTGGAACGACCCATACTTGCGAACCGGGCTCGGCACCGACGAAGGAGAAGGCCTTGTCCTCAGGCAGGGTTAACAGGGCGTTGTCGCCCACCTGGAATACCACATCGTCGGGTTGACGCCACACGGGGGTTTCAGCTGAATCATCACGAGCGAGGAATTCTGCTTGCCCTTCATTAAGCAGCAGGCCCAGGTCGACGTGACCGTGATCGATAGCGGCAGCAGTGCCTGGTGCCGCCACTTCTTCGTCAGAGCTGACAACCTGTGCCAGATCCCCGGCCCAGGCGGCAGAGGGTGCAAAGGCCAGCGCCGCGGCGCTCAGTGCTGCCGCAAGCGGCATAGTGAAAATTCGGAGGGTGCGATTAGACATGAGATTCCTTTGTTGTGCTGCCAAGGCAGCGGTTGAGTGAGTGTGCGTTGAAACGCATGAGACCGAGATACGTCGGTACGGCGTCATCGAGGGTGTCGCCGTAAATGGGACAGACCGCCACCCCGAGGGAATCGGCGGCTTCCCTAATGACGTCTGCGCTGGCTTGTTGGGTCGGTTCCACGAACACCGCGGGAAGCTGGAGGTTCTCCAAGGTGCGACGCAGCGCGATGACATCGCGCGGCGAGGGCTCGATGGCCGGGTTGGGGCTAACGAAGCCCGCGATATCAATGCCATAGCCTTGCTCCAGGTAGGCGTAGCCGTGGTGAGGTGTAACGAGGTGGCGGTTGCGCTCAGGAATGGCAGAGATGAGCTGACGAACCTCTGCATCGACGTCCCGCAGTTGTGCGATGTAGTCCTGTGCGCGGGCACGGTAGGCCGCGCCGTGCGAGGGATCTGTTTGCGCAAGTTGCTCAGCGATGACCTCAGTAAAGCTGATGACATTGGCGGCGTTATGCCACAGGTGTGGGTCTACTTCGCCGTGAATGTGCTTGCCCAAGACAGCTTGGGGCAGGAGATAGGTCTCATCACCGGGCCGGCCCAAGAAACGGTAGGAGGGATCCGGCGGTATCTGCTGCAGAGCGGAATTCGGGATACTGAGCACCGTGGTGTTTGGATCAAAACTCTCGCCCTGATCCTCCAAGTCGAGTTTTCCTGTAGCCATATCCGCGGTGATGTCTACGTGACCTGCATCGAGCGCGCGCATTCCCGCGGGGGTGCTAACGCCCACCGCCACCGTGAATTCCTGCGGGGAGCTGTCGGTAGCACCAAAGCTCAGCCGATAAATGCCGGGCTTGTTGAAAGTCCAGGAGACGTGCGTGTGGGCATTAGCCGGCAGCGTCGTGGAATCGTTGTGCTGGTCAATCCCGTCTGCGCTGTTAAAGAGCGGCTCAGGCGTACCGAACGTTGAGACCACGTAGGCCGCGACATCGCCGGGTCCTTCCACATCGAGCAGGCGCATGTCGACGCTCGTGGTACCTGGGGCTGCGTTGCGCACACGCAATCCCAACCACACTGCATCGAGGGCAACGTTTTCTACCAAAGGGACGAGCTTCGCGCCGCGTGTGGATGCTTGGTCCGCCACTTCGGTGACGGGCACATCCGAGGACTCCCGCAAGGACTTCAGCAGGTTCTGCGGCTCGAGGAGAAAACCATTAGACAGCAATACGTCGGCGTTGGCGATATCGCGTACCGAGCGCAGGCTCGGCTCAAAGGTATGTGGATCCTTTCCCGCAGGAATCAGCGTGGTCACTGTGGCATCCTCACCGGCTACGTGCTTGGCGACGTCCCCCAGTATCGGCGTCGTCGCCACCACCTTCACCTTCCCATCGTCTCCGCTGGCGGAGCTTGC
Protein-coding regions in this window:
- a CDS encoding anchored repeat-type ABC transporter ATP-binding subunit, translating into MTSPFISVTDLSVSLSGRRVIDAANLTVRPGEFIGLLGPNGAGKTTLMRAILGLIPFTGSIDVTTSLGYVPQRHDVEWDFPISVSKAVLSGRTGLVGWFRRAGRADKEAARRAIELTNLEEFARRPIAQLSGGQRQRVLIARALACEPEVLLLDEPFTGLDAPNTEELLLLFDKLTADGTSVVMSTHNLSEAAHSCSRLVLFNRGIIADGPAETLRMNSQPWSDTFGVSASSPLLSAIGVAA
- a CDS encoding anchored repeat ABC transporter, substrate-binding protein; protein product: MPRKVRTRTQYTALLSAIFLGASMLSGCASSASGDDGKVKVVATTPILGDVAKHVAGEDATVTTLIPAGKDPHTFEPSLRSVRDIANADVLLSNGFLLEPQNLLKSLRESSDVPVTEVADQASTRGAKLVPLVENVALDAVWLGLRVRNAAPGTTSVDMRLLDVEGPGDVAAYVVSTFGTPEPLFNSADGIDQHNDSTTLPANAHTHVSWTFNKPGIYRLSFGATDSSPQEFTVAVGVSTPAGMRALDAGHVDITADMATGKLDLEDQGESFDPNTTVLSIPNSALQQIPPDPSYRFLGRPGDETYLLPQAVLGKHIHGEVDPHLWHNAANVISFTEVIAEQLAQTDPSHGAAYRARAQDYIAQLRDVDAEVRQLISAIPERNRHLVTPHHGYAYLEQGYGIDIAGFVSPNPAIEPSPRDVIALRRTLENLQLPAVFVEPTQQASADVIREAADSLGVAVCPIYGDTLDDAVPTYLGLMRFNAHSLNRCLGSTTKESHV
- a CDS encoding choice-of-anchor M domain-containing protein; translated protein: MSNRTLRIFTMPLAAALSAAALAFAPSAAWAGDLAQVVSSDEEVAAPGTAAAIDHGHVDLGLLLNEGQAEFLARDDSAETPVWRQPDDVVFQVGDNALLTLPEDKAFSFVGAEPGSQVWVVPQTEQADVPWLGWNTQAPSLEENVERGVTMEFLGHQGPGEFSLFLQNGGFEEPQLLWSTATGDSEGFWVDLGTHTHANWVFTEPGIHQVRVRMSGEGAGDSAGTEVAAEATLTFAVGDDTDVAQAQATEWDPNADSSADSASASASVPVWIWALAGVGVLVLIGAIIAVVRAKGGQRD